One region of Chryseobacterium muglaense genomic DNA includes:
- a CDS encoding DUF4041 domain-containing protein: protein MEILLIVVFAVLAVYFYAQSKKLKKEIKNKDLKINDLTRIINQFQSEILKYQAENSSLKTNLQSAKKDLSYIQITNRELKDKIAELSKYQNIIDVKVECEYLLKKAQKDYEKLRERGNLELSEAEKNAKESRKSIKELTEKKQREIELLYENALRESKRIIENAENKAETIGGDAYRSLREANEIADRIQAMKNVIEGYGNEYLVPSYTLLDQLAEDFSHKDAGENLKKLRQNNKMMIVNRQAGICEYMDDERQKTAIDFVIDAYNGKVDSILSTVRKDNYGILKQKIEDAFQLVNFNGKAFRNARISEVYHQARLEELKWAIVAQELRANELEEQREIREQIREEEKARKEFEKAIKDAEKEEQTLKRLIEKAEAQVSRANEEQKALFQQKLEELQGKLEQAEEKNQRAISMAQQTKTGNVYVISNIGSFGEHVYKIGMTRRLEPLDRVRELGDASVPFEFDVHAMIYSDDAPALERQLHKQFLKNQLNKINPRKEFFKLNLSDLKNHLETIGINCKWTLLAEAKQYRETLKLEEEMKTDKNLEAEWELYQKIADPVSYEEVIEEI, encoded by the coding sequence ATGGAAATTTTACTCATTGTAGTCTTTGCTGTATTGGCTGTATATTTTTACGCTCAATCTAAAAAACTAAAGAAGGAAATTAAAAATAAGGATCTTAAAATTAATGATTTAACAAGGATTATTAATCAGTTTCAATCTGAAATATTAAAATATCAGGCTGAAAATAGTTCTTTAAAAACAAATCTTCAGTCTGCAAAAAAAGATTTGTCTTATATTCAGATTACCAATCGTGAATTAAAAGATAAAATTGCTGAGCTAAGCAAATATCAAAACATTATTGATGTAAAAGTTGAATGTGAATATCTGCTTAAAAAAGCTCAGAAAGATTACGAAAAATTAAGAGAAAGAGGTAATCTCGAATTATCTGAAGCTGAAAAAAATGCAAAAGAATCCCGAAAAAGCATCAAAGAACTGACTGAAAAGAAACAGAGAGAAATTGAATTGCTGTATGAAAACGCCTTAAGAGAATCTAAAAGAATCATCGAAAATGCTGAAAATAAAGCCGAAACTATTGGCGGAGATGCGTATAGAAGCCTGAGAGAAGCTAATGAAATTGCAGACCGAATTCAGGCCATGAAAAACGTTATTGAAGGATATGGAAATGAATATCTTGTACCGAGCTATACTCTTTTAGATCAGCTTGCTGAAGATTTCAGCCATAAAGATGCAGGTGAAAATCTTAAAAAACTCCGTCAGAATAATAAAATGATGATTGTCAACCGACAAGCCGGAATTTGTGAATATATGGATGATGAAAGACAAAAAACCGCTATCGATTTTGTAATAGACGCGTACAACGGAAAAGTCGATTCTATTCTGTCAACCGTGAGAAAAGATAATTATGGAATTTTAAAGCAAAAAATAGAAGACGCTTTTCAGTTGGTTAATTTTAATGGAAAAGCTTTCCGGAATGCAAGAATTTCAGAGGTTTATCATCAGGCAAGACTTGAAGAGTTAAAATGGGCAATTGTAGCACAGGAATTACGGGCAAATGAACTTGAAGAGCAAAGAGAAATCCGTGAACAGATTCGTGAAGAAGAAAAAGCCCGAAAAGAATTTGAAAAAGCAATAAAAGATGCCGAAAAAGAAGAGCAAACTTTAAAAAGATTAATTGAAAAAGCTGAGGCTCAAGTTTCAAGAGCCAATGAAGAACAAAAAGCTCTTTTTCAACAAAAACTGGAAGAACTGCAAGGAAAACTTGAACAGGCAGAAGAAAAAAATCAAAGAGCCATCTCTATGGCGCAGCAAACCAAAACTGGAAACGTTTATGTAATTTCAAACATCGGTTCGTTTGGAGAACACGTTTATAAAATTGGGATGACGAGGCGTTTAGAGCCTTTAGACCGGGTTCGTGAACTGGGTGATGCAAGTGTTCCGTTTGAGTTTGATGTGCATGCAATGATTTATTCAGACGATGCTCCGGCTTTGGAACGACAGCTTCATAAACAATTTCTTAAAAATCAGCTCAACAAAATCAATCCTCGAAAAGAGTTTTTCAAGCTTAATTTAAGTGACTTAAAAAATCATTTGGAGACTATTGGAATCAACTGTAAGTGGACGCTTTTAGCGGAAGCCAAACAATATAGGGAAACATTAAAGCTTGAAGAGGAAATGAAAACCGATAAAAATCTAGAAGCAGAATGGGAACTTTATCAGAAAATAGCAGACCCTGTAAGTTATGAAGAAGTAATTGAAGAAATTTAA